The Prunus persica cultivar Lovell chromosome G8, Prunus_persica_NCBIv2, whole genome shotgun sequence genome includes a region encoding these proteins:
- the LOC18767878 gene encoding protein FLOURY 1-like — MECASCIKLLSQGSDFGCGFFMFGRFSLVFKLLGLFLVFVLGLKVLQVGCHAKCLIEFLCDFRGKASEVRNGFCSKRGFDEVYAPKSLENSQPLNADGFAFSKKIKAKAAAEDEADDVDDDAAAADDDDDGDKEESICCNEDGEFDALALRKSVKIERRKTNKARVELEKERMAAASAAEETMAMILRLQNEKSCIEIQANQYRRMAEQKQQFDEEVIQSLQWIIMRHESERSLLQEQLTLCKQKLQQYAEVDERRQPEDGNPSANDGMDDMFDVDSWERPQNHIVDSNL; from the coding sequence ATGGAGTGTGCTTCATGTATCAAGCTTTTGAGTCAGGGGAGTGATTTTGGATGTGGGTTTTTTATGTTTGGCCGTTTCTCACTAGTTTTCAAGCTGTTGGGGCTGTTCTTGGTGTTTGTGTTGGGGTTAAAGGTTTTGCAAGTTGGCTGTCATGCCAAGTGTTTGATAGaatttttatgtgattttagaGGGAAAGCAAGTGAAGTGAGAAATGGGTTTTGTTCAAAACGTGGTTTTGATGAAGTTTATGCTCCAAAATCGTTGGAGAATTCACAACCACTGAATGCAGATGGCTTCGCCTTCAGCAAAAAAATCAAGGCCAAAGCTGCTGCAGAAGATGAAGCtgatgatgttgatgatgatgctgctgctgctgatgatgatgatgatggtgataaGGAGGAAAGTATTTGTTGCAATGAGGACGGAGAATTTGATGCTTTGGCATTGAGAAAATCAGTAAAGATCGAGCGGCGAAAAACAAACAAGGCTCGTGTCGAGCTCGAGAAGGAAAGGATGGCAGCAGCATCTGCAGCTGAGGAAACAATGGCCATGATCTTGCGTCTTCAAAATGAGAAAAGCTGTATTGAAATCCAAGCCAATCAGTACCGTCGGATGGCTGAACAGAAGCAGCAGTTTGATGAAGAAGTGATTCAATCGTTACAGTGGATTATAATGAGGCACGAATCCGAGAGGAGTCTATTGCAAGAGCAACTGACGCTGTGCAAACAAAAGCTGCAACAATATGCTGAGGTTGACGAAAGGCGTCAACCCGAAGATGGCAATCCAAGTGCAAACGATGGCATGGATGACATGTTTGACGTCGATTCATGGGAGAGACCACAAAACCACATTGTAGATTCGAATCTTTAA